In a genomic window of Equus caballus isolate H_3958 breed thoroughbred chromosome 9, TB-T2T, whole genome shotgun sequence:
- the LOC100050470 gene encoding myelin P2 protein: MSNRFLGTWKLVSSENFDDYMKALGVGLATRKLGNLAKPTVIISKKGDVITIRTESAFKNTEISFKLGREFEETTADNRKAKSTVTLARGSLNQVQKWDGNETTIKRKLVDGKMVVECKMKDVVCTRVYEKV; the protein is encoded by the exons ATGAGCAACAGATTCCTGGGCACCTGGAAACTTGTCTCCAGTGAGAACTTTGATGACTACATGAAAGCTCTGG GTGTGGGGTTAGCCACCAGAAAACTGGGAAATTTGGCCAAACCCACTGTGATCATCAGCAAGAAAGGAGATGTTATAACTATAAGAACTGAAAGTGCCTTCAAAAATACAGAGATCTCCTTCAAGCTAGGCCGAGAATTTGAAGAAACCACAGCTGACAATAGGAAAGCCAAG AGCACTGTAACCTTGGCAAGAGGTTCACTGAATCAAGTGCAGAAATGGGATGGCAACGAGACAACAATAAAGAGAAAGTTGGTGGATGGGAAAATGGTAGTG gaATGTAAGATGAAGGACGTGGTTTGTACCAGGGTTTATGAGAAGGTTTGA